In the genome of Montipora foliosa isolate CH-2021 chromosome 3, ASM3666993v2, whole genome shotgun sequence, one region contains:
- the LOC137996826 gene encoding sterile alpha motif domain-containing protein 9-like, protein MHVTDELKIFLHGLPPDCQESTLKDFLEAVGGFQGGVTEVSIPPRKTFAFVTVLHTDVARCLLRRTLLYCDNFGNFYNLKACPYVKKPRRKMSDCNPKKEITCRSTPEKKQVTDQKPAKYTPPTHVCQFTPDFSILSFPKPRKKKRRRDDFAFLCGAVGSTSSKKGPGSKKRKKKKASKLECHKSESFQFGLLHPASKCTFPDVEDTSDSVLEASQVVHGTENEVKQVEEQSSALKVPQENHPDDTSVSPKGAKIQVIIDHTYLGPLCLQFSTYPSVADLKNELMERTGLPVRDQCLYLNGKKLLSSQDTRLLFEDNLESLTLMLSIGSLKGGVPPKEEAASGKHGSVPPDSLEVLPKGDSAEGEEGSVPPDSQEVLPKGDAAEGKEGSVPTDLHEVLSPMQTWDVEETAAWLGQIGLDKKYIDVCQKEHVNGRALLLLASKSPEQLVALLKLKMGPENRLLKNLQPHLKLFKFYKPQAAGNSAKTFDEWTAEELCSWFKELGIPKDAVKVIEEEEIVGADLTSLIKEERLKEKLQLKAGLWVVLEHEVFLRSEKASSSISEDDTKETDGSSNPPEESKQPLPAIDPSEKSTFEVSKNVTLTMEEKRLLLLQKHFGMDIQVSTGSSNTKECVVRSVFVKRGGGANELESLLNFIGVTKDELPKDKLKKLWGKIREKTADWLKLLPESHLRLFKQNEGFESFVHLPTRTEVSLRDGVVNQIFLGSLKDDEYERNMLVVLVDKQLFEDKKSSTYKFSFDKKAKCFYDINVKECKYHASFDPNSGSQDLKWSKHFRSLRSNVNDASMNLLDLPLSEKKSSPARYALRRQIPRLFNAECAGNYYQEGCFLDTWESGLKDLIRPAHEFKILRTAGEISEGTILNKFLFETLRFACGCLNKRTNGTIHFGVADEIEQQACGHQAREIVGCSVNEKPSYTEKLTEFIDKCFVGDSRSNVKNCVRPPVFIPVLGEAGKQPSAKVVIEVDIEPRYSLCSGEIFKVDFKSLDKGKREGAVVFIRDGSQTRAIVEVQDMEDHMKNLSRLDEDRKKREEELNLGSGLGERGSLGQKHLHDKLRVLLCANKNVLDSSVYPILVLSKPEHKSREYLSTTLSFVQHINWEVVIDFDDEASDCNGVCSVFKAGPTQCDIHEAEDYDGDENLIESIDIRTHWIFGNGYVKLDKEAVGFKQWNNSRRKRGLSLVIQSVAKKIPHARAVVLFLLFSKDYLAMTDIFKDFCTYLDGPNQLVYVAENAEIVQDWEAKLTSTCLEKHELKERGVIGMSWSEFHECMQQMVSGIDHQQGYVTMVSGSPYPLKNVCFSNIEIVSATECDELLALSPKERLEMSAKVEKDFYRGYTVTWKNFWFTDKQKNHVLRRANYLNLKTLIEKLHSRGLEGKVHTVTIYHHIGAGASTMARQALWDFRHNDKFPFRCAVVTKIDDSTCKELLLLANVGYDDDSKSSLRPPVLALVENTDDFLFREFLSQVREHAFKRPRTESPFCVLLYCKETQKPYDHHLKEKETSVYLEQCLSKEEVEWFKDKYTDMNREFHDKDPEHDFETYANDKLISFMIMKENFNPNYALSVVERNLSQVTSDEWTLLKYTSLLSLYNPYPVFASCFDTVMLSVSLLRRRIYRNWVEDLTPSARIFLREVDCSTHYGTGIAIAIVHPIIANTLLDKMAEKEDKAISQLVLDFLKSSLLVNRGKSFTSTYLYDGANRMLKRRKKIEYGDDQDTKFSPLIEKILYVKETEKGGKVPTEESINQAAEVLRVGLEKFEDPTLAQQMARVFYINAKTFSESTIDSCFTKALEYCKIAINMSPNNSFLFDTMGRIYEKQMTMLFDPVLKEYHILGIEEVTAVLKLAFEAIEWFQKSFAASSDFQSNSGLRGELFVMFYLLDVMRCARIFRGQDGRKKLQQYLAYCQVIPVEVEDCWSKFHDGMKDLRNRFCHCMEGLTEDFTVFKGNRVEEKMVPSQIGKYKEKYFSYFGEGDIKWNTESPEERWHLRWYEINQFLAGGIFSTVFSLLWVEGPPRKTLKKIRDLAYLNYQELVQECYNDLLLIVSTSMALHSPHRWNSKWDVPQEEEEYTEKRSTEEYREMYKFVDKLFAIEQGDEQHKRIYAHLLKVMFLWPRKDLELNNYHVQDFYDSLQKLKERWGRKSKEHYDIDKARKEKVYKNMSFKSQTRQYTTLFYLGKGSGLDVFVHLNELTERENLDWENSQTKRRLKRLTGLIESKNVIRVLNPLDAERSIDIYYSPFREGGFSKEEVSFYLGFSWANLIAVDVKYTQRHHRKQSLRQADLQLDNPVKLPKYDVVPYDEYSSRLVKLRKKLKDIEALKKLQDEGRELEKNQKKKLQTEKELREDLRELQESFDTLSAQEEDIFDKS, encoded by the exons ACATTTGCTTTTGTCACTGTTCTGCATACTGACGTGGCAAGATGCTTGTTGAGAAGA ACACTTCTTTATTGCGATAATTTTGGGAACTTCTACAACTTGAAGGCTTGTCCCTATGTTAAGAAACCTAGGAGGAAGATGTCAGATTGCAACCCCAAAAAGGAAATTACATGTAGATCAACACCAGAGAAGAAGCAAGTAACtgaccaaaaaccagccaagTACACTCCACCAACTCATGTCTGTCAGTTTACCCCAGACTTCAGTATACTATCATTTCCCAAgccaaggaaaaagaaaagacggCGTGatgattttgcttttttgtgtGGTGCTGTTGGTTCTACTTCCTCAAAAAAGGGACCTGGctctaaaaaaaggaaaaaaaagaag GCATCAAAGCTTGAGTGTCATAAAAGTGAGTCATTTCAGTTTGGTCTTCTGCACCCAGCAAGTAAATGCACATTTCCAGATGTAGAAGATACCTCAGACTCAGTTTTAGAGGCCAGCCAGGTCGTGCATGGAACTGAGAATGAAGTAAAACAAGTAGAAGAGCAGTCCTCAGCGTTGAAAGTGCCACAGGAAAATCACCCTGATGATACGTCTGTAAGCCCCAAGGG ggcaaaaatacaggtgatcaTTGACCATACCTACCTTGGTCCACTGTGCTTGCAGTTTAGCACCTACCCATCAGTTGCTGATTTAAAGAATGAGTTAATGGAACGAACTGGGCTTCCAGTCAGAGACCAGTGCTTGTACCTTAATGGCAAGAAG CTCCTTAGCAGTCAAGACACCAGGCTTCTTTTTGAAGACAATCTAGAGAGTCTAACTTTAATGCTGTCAATTGGTTCACTAAAGGGTGGAG TGCCCCCAAAAGAAGAGGCCGCTAGCGGCAAACATGGCTCAGTTCCACCTGACTCGCTGGAAG TACTCCCAAAAGGAGACTCCGCTGAAGGCGAAGAAGGCTCAGTTCCGCCTGACTCGCAGGAAG TTCTCCCAAAAGGAGACGCCGCTGAAGGCAAAGAAGGCTCAGTTCCGACTGACTTGCATGAAG TACTGTCGCCAATGCAGACATGGGATGTTGAAGAGACAGCTGCCTGGTTAGGTCAAATTGGACTGGATAAGAAGTATATCGACGTTTGCCAGAAGGAACATGTAAATGGGCGGGCTCTGTTGTTGCTTGCAAGTAAAAGTCCAGAACAACTCGTAGCGTTGCTGAAGTTAAAAATGGGCCCGGAGAACAGACTTTTGAAGAACCTTCAACCACATTTGAAGCTGTTCAAGTTCTACAAACCCCAAGCAGCGGGAAACTCTGCTAAAACGTTTGATGAGTGGACAGCTGAGGAACTGTGCAGTTGGTTCAAGGAATTAGGTATCCCTAAAGATGCTGTAAAAGTGATAGAAGAAGAGGAAATTGTTGGGGCCGACCTTACGTCTTTAATAAAAGAAGAAAGATTAAAAGAGAAATTACAGTTGAAAGCGGGTTTATGGGTTGTTCTtgaacacgaagtttttttgcGTTCGGAGAAAGCTAGCTCGTCCATATCAGAAGATGATACCAAAGAAACAGATGGCTCGAGCAATCCACCAGAGGAGTCGAAACAACCACTTCCGGCGATTGATCCCTCTGAGAAGAGTACTTTTGAAGTATCCAAGAACGTTACTTTAACAATGGAAGAGAAACGgctgttgttgttgcaaaaACACTTTGGAATGGACATTCAAGTTTCAACTGGTTCTTCAAACACCAAAGAATGTGTGGTGAGATCAGTTTTTGTTAAGCGGGGTGGAGGAGCCAATGAGCTTGAATCATTGCTGAACTTCATCGGGGTTACAAAAGATGAGTTGCCAAAGGACAAACTAAAGAAACTCTGGGGAAAAATTAGGGAAAAGACGGCTGACTGGCTGAAGCTGCTACCTGAGAGCCATTTGCGTTTATTTAAGCAGAACGAAGGCTTTGAATCATTTGTACATTTACCCACAAGAACAGAAGTGTCGCTACGGGATGGAGTGGTTAATCAGATATTCCTCGGTTCACTTAAAGACGATGAGTACGAGCGGAATATGCTGGTGGTGTTGGTAGATAAGCAGCTGTTTGAGGACAAGAAATCGTCAACTTACAAATTTAGCTTcgacaaaaaagcaaaatgcTTCTACGACATAAATGTCAAGGAGTGCAAGTATCATGCATCGTTTGATCCGAACAGTGGAAGTCAAGATCTTAAGTGGAGTAAACATTTCAGATCCTTAAGGAGCAATGTTAACGACGCTTCCATGAACCTTTTGGATCTGCCCCTAAGTGAGAAAAAATCCTCGCCGGCTCGCTATGCACTACGTCGTCAGATTCCAAGGCTCTTCAATGCGGAGTGTGCCGGTAATTATTACCAGGAAGGTTGTTTTTTGGACACTTGGGAATCGGGCCTTAAAGACCTCATAAGACCGGCCCACGAATTCAAAATTCTTCGAACGGCTGGTGAAATATCTGAAGGTACCATCCTCAACAAATTCTTGTTCGAGACCTTAAGATTTGCTTGTGGTTGCCTCAATAAAAGAACCAATGGGACCATACACTTTGGAGTAGCCGATGAGATCGAGCAACAAGCTTGTGGTCACCAGGCTAGAGAAATTGTTGGTTGCTCAGTGAATGAGAAGCCTAGTTACACCGAGAAATTAACGGAATTCATAGATAAATGCTTTGTTGGTGATAGCCGAAGCAATGTTAAAAATTGCGTCCGACCCCCGGTTTTCATTCCAGTTCTTGGAGAAGCTGGGAAACAACCCTCTGCTAAAGTGGTGATTGAGGTGGACATTGAGCCCAGGTATTCCCTATGTTCCGGTGAGATATTCAAAGTTGATTTTAAGAGCCTCGATAAGGGGAAGAGGGAAGGTGCAGTCGTATTCATCAGAGATGGGTCACAAACTCGGGCAATTGTTGAAGTGCAAGACATGGAAGATCATATGAAAAATCTCTCCAGGCTTGATGAAGATCGGAAGAAGCGGGAAGAAGAACTCAACTTGGGCAGTGGTTTGGGAGAGCGTGGTTCTTTAGGGCAAAAGCATCTTCATGATAAACTTCGAGTGCTACTCTGTGCAAACAAGAACGTTTTAGATTCCTCAGTGTATCCTATTTTAGTTTTAAGTAAACCAGAGCATAAGAGTCGAGAATATCTTAGTACAACATTGAGCTTTGTACAGCACATCAACTGGGAAGTTGTTATTGATTTTGATGATGAAGCTTCCGATTGCAATGGCGTTTGTAGTGTATTCAAAGCTGGTCCAACTCAGTGTGATATACATGAGGCAGAAGATTATGATGGAGATGAGAATTTAATTGAGAGCATAGACATCAGGACCCACTGGATATTTGGAAATGGGTACGTTAAGCTTGACAAAGAAGCAGTTGGATTTAAACAGTGGAATAACTCAAGACGGAAAAGAGGACTTAGCCTTGTAATCCAGTCTGTAGCAAAGAAGATCCCACACGCAAGGGCAGTGgtgttgtttttgcttttttcgaAAGATTACCTAGCAATGACAGATATATTTAAAGATTTCTGCACCTACCTAGATGGCCCTAATCAGTTAGTCTACGTTGCCGAAAACGCTGAGATTGTTCAGGACTGGGAAGCCAAACTTACAAGCACTTGCCTGGAGAAACACGAACTTAAGGAGAGAGGTGTTATCGGAATGTCGTGGAGCGAATTTCATGAGTGCATGCAGCAAATGGTCAGCGGAATCGATCACCAACAAGGTTACGTCACAATGGTTTCTGGCAGCCCGTACCCTTTAAAAAATGTGTGTTTTAGTAATATCGAAATCGTCAGTGCTACTGAGTGTGATGAATTACTCGCTTTAAGTCCTAAAGAACGACTGGAAATGTCAGCGAAGGTGGAGAAAGATTTCTACAGAGGGTACACCGTAACGTGGAAAAATTTTTGGTTCACGGATAAGCAGAAAAATCATGTTCTGCGGCGAGCTAATTACTTAAATCTGAAAACCTTAATTGAAAAATTACACTCCCGTGGGTTAGAGGGAAAAGTTCATACAGTCACCATATATCACCACATTGGAGCGGGAGCCAGTACAATGGCAAGACAAGCTCTGTGGGATTTTCGACACAATGACAAATTTCCCTTCCGTTGTGCAGTGGTAACGAAAATAGACGACTCTACTTGTAAAGAACTTTTGCTTCTAGCAAACGTAGGCTACGACGACGACAGCAAATCTTCTCTTCGGCCCCCTGTGCTGGCACTGGTGGAGAATACTGATGATTTCTTGTTTCGGGAATTTCTGTCGCAAGTCAGAGAACATGCCTTCAAGCGTCCACGAACTGAATCACCGTTTTGTGTGCTTCTTTATTGCAAAGAAACACAGAAACCATACGATCatcatttaaaagaaaaggaaacaagtGTTTATCTTGAGCAGTGCCTTAGCAAAGAAGAAGTTGAATGGTTTAAAGACAAGTACACAGACATGAATAGAGAGTTTCACGACAAGGATCCAGAGCATGATTTTGAAACGTATGCTAACGACAAGTTGATTTCTTTTATGATAATGAAAGAGAATTTCAATCCAAATTACGCATTAAGCGTAGTGGAGAGAAATTTGAGCCAAGTGACAAGTGACGAATGGACATTGCTGAAGTATACCTCCCTTCTTAGTTTATACAACCCTTATCCTGTGTTTGCTTCATGCTTTGACACAGTCATGCTCTCTGTGAGCCTTCTGCGAAGAAGAATCTACAGGAATTGGGTGGAGGATCTTACGCCTTCGGCTCGTATCTTTTTGCGTGAAGTTGACTGTAGCACTCATTATGGAACAGGAATCGCCATTGCTATTGTGCACCCAATCATTGCCAATACATTACTCGACAAGATGGCAGAAAAAGAAGACAAGGCTATAAGTCAACTAGTTTTGGACTTTCTGAAGTCTTCTCTTTTAGTAAATCGAGGGAAGTCATTTACTTCAACCTATCTGTATGATGGTGCAAATAGAATGCTGAAACGTCGGAAAAAAATAGAATATGGGGACGATCAGGACACGAAATTTTCACCACTGATTGAAAAGATATTGTATGTTAAAGAGACGGAAAAAGGGGGAAAAGTACCAACAGAAGAGAGTATTAATCAAGCCGCAGAAGTTCTGAGAGTAGGGTTGGAAAAATTTGAAGATCCCACGCTCGCACAGCAAATGGCCAGAGTGTTTTACATCAATGCGAAAACCTTTTCTGAATCTACCATTGACTCTTGCTTTACTAAGGCGCTTGAGTATTGCAAAATAGCAATTAATATGAGTCCAAAtaattctttcctttttgacACTATGGGTCGCATCTACGAGAAACAAATGACAATGTTATTTGACCCTGTTCTCAAAGAATACCACATTTTAGGAATCGAAGAAGTTACTGCAGTGCTTAAGCTTGCTTTTGAGGCAATCGAGTGGTTTCAGAAGTCATTCGCCGCATCATCAGATTTTCAGAGCAACAGTGGTCTCCGTGGGGAACTTTTTGTTATGTTTTACTTACTAGATGTTATGCGATGTGCAAGAATCTTTCGGGGTCAAGACGGCCGAAAGAAGTTACAACAGTATCTGGCTTATTGCCAGGTAATACCGGTTGAAGTTGAAGACTGTTGGAGCAAGTTCCATGATGGTATGAAAGATCTTAGAAACCGATTCTGCCATTGTATGGAAGGATTAACGGAAGACTTTACTGTCTTCAAAGGGAATAGGGTAGAAGAGAAAATGGTTCCATCACAAATCGGTAaatataaggagaaatattttaGTTATTTTGGTGAAGGTGATATAAAATGGAACACTGAAAGCCCCGAGGAGAGGTGGCATCTCAGATGGTATGAGATAAATCAGTTTCTTGCCGGTGGTATTTTCTCAACCGTGTTCTCGCTTCTTTGGGTCGAAGGACCACCTAGAAAAACTCTCAAGAAAATTAGAGATTTAGCGTATCTTAACTATCAAGAGCTCGTCCAAGAATGCTACAATGACTTACTTCTCATTGTTTCAACAAGTATGGCGCTTCATTCTCCGCACCGATGGAATTCAAAGTGGGACGTTCCTCAAGAGGAAGAGGAGTACACAGAGAAGAGGAGTACAGAGGAGTACAGAGAGATGTACAAATTTGTAGACAAGTTGTTTGCCATTGAACAGGGCGATGAACAGCACAAGAGGATTTATGCACATTTGCTGAAGGTGATGTTCCTTTGGCCACGAAAAGATCTGGAGTTGAACAACTATCATGTGCAAGATTTTTATGATTCTTTGCAAAAGCTCAAAGAAAGGTGGGGAAGAAAATCCAAAGAGCACTATGATATAGATAAAGCGCGTAAAGAGAAAGTGTATAAGAACATGTCATTTAAGTCGCAAACAAGGCAATATACTACTCTCTTTTATTTGGGAAAAGGATCTGGACTAGATGTCTTTGTTCACCTAAACGAACTAACCGAAAGGGAAAATCTTGACTGGGAAAATTCCCAAACAAAGCGAAGACTCAAGCGTCTTACAGGATTGATTGAAAGTAAAAATGTCATCAGAGTTCTAAATCCCCTAGACGCAGAAAGATCAATTGACATTTATTATTCGCCATTTCGTGAGGGGGGTTTCTCAAAAGAAGAAGTCTCGTTTTACTTGGGCTTCAGCTGGGCCAATCTCATTGCTGTTGATGTCAAGTATACCCAAAGACATCACAGGAAGCAGTCATTGAGACAGGCTGATTTACAGTTGGACAATCCAGTAAAGTTACCCAAATATGATGTCGTCCCGTACGACGAATATTCCTCGAGGTTGGTAAAATTGAGGAAAAAGCTCAAAGATATTGAGGCGTTAAAAAAACTCCAGGACGAAGGTCGAGAACTAGAGAAAAACCAG aaaaagaaattacaaacgGAGAAAGAACTAAGGGAAGACCTACGCGAATTGCAAGAGAGCTTTGACACCCTGAGTGCACAAGAAGAAGACATTTTTGACAAAAGCTGA